The following are from one region of the Carnobacterium gallinarum DSM 4847 genome:
- a CDS encoding AEC family transporter, whose translation MSIILLQALGFLLIIFMAYVLKSAGLFKTSDGHLLSKLIVNLTLPAAIIVGFNGIQVNSTFFLLILLGLCSNILLVTIGGFLARKQAPTERGLLMFSIAGYNIGNFTMPFVQGFFGAAVPILGMFDMGNALMLSGGTMAVTEGMTGKKEEKFSLIKIIKRLFASPPFSIYILMFLLAVFRLTLPESVLSIVHLFSSGNAFLSMFMIGLYLEIKIDKKDLSVVLKILATRYFFASIMACFFYFALPFPELVRKVLVLIAFAPIASLSTINSIVFGAKESIAGFLSSASILLSLLIMTGILILFM comes from the coding sequence ATGTCAATTATTTTATTGCAAGCACTTGGCTTTTTATTAATTATTTTTATGGCATATGTCTTAAAAAGCGCTGGACTTTTCAAAACAAGTGATGGTCATTTACTGTCTAAATTAATTGTTAATCTCACTTTGCCAGCAGCTATTATTGTTGGTTTCAACGGTATTCAAGTTAATTCAACCTTTTTCCTACTCATCTTACTTGGTCTTTGCTCCAATATTTTACTAGTAACTATTGGTGGATTTCTTGCTCGTAAACAAGCACCTACTGAACGTGGCTTGTTGATGTTTAGTATTGCTGGTTACAATATTGGCAATTTTACCATGCCCTTTGTTCAAGGATTTTTTGGTGCTGCTGTTCCAATCTTAGGAATGTTTGATATGGGAAATGCCTTAATGCTTTCTGGGGGAACGATGGCCGTAACTGAAGGAATGACCGGTAAAAAAGAAGAAAAATTTTCCTTAATAAAAATCATCAAACGACTTTTTGCTTCGCCACCATTTAGCATCTATATTCTGATGTTTCTATTAGCTGTTTTCCGCCTCACTTTACCTGAATCAGTTCTTTCGATTGTCCATTTATTTTCTAGTGGCAATGCCTTTCTCTCAATGTTTATGATTGGGTTATATTTGGAAATTAAGATTGATAAAAAAGATTTAAGTGTTGTACTTAAAATTTTAGCAACTCGTTATTTCTTTGCTAGTATTATGGCTTGCTTCTTTTATTTTGCATTGCCCTTTCCTGAATTAGTCCGAAAAGTATTGGTTTTAATTGCCTTTGCTCCAATTGCTAGTTTATCTACAATTAATTCGATTGTGTTTGGTGCAAAAGAATCAATTGCAGGGTTTTTATCATCTGCCAGTATTCTCTTGTCCTTACTTATTATGACTGGAATCTTAATCTTGTTTATGTAA